A window of the Clupea harengus chromosome 8, Ch_v2.0.2, whole genome shotgun sequence genome harbors these coding sequences:
- the LOC105905977 gene encoding protocadherin gamma-A11-like, with protein MGEAVSGVKWQLLSLFYLTLIRIGYTDIRYAVQEETKKNHIIGSLSKDLNLELNRLKTRNARVEYQGERRYCGVDVNTGNVIVLERVDREVICGTNAPCILHFEFILENPLELHNIALEIQDINDNAPGFPKDSIKLEISENEPTGSRFQVARARDVDVGINSVQNYVLSQNEHFVLDQRADKGRYVDIVLKHSLDREREGEYSLELTAVDGGNPPQSGSVVIQIFVTDINDNSPVFSQSIYRVVMFENSPPGTSAVRVSASDLDIGANGKVTYYMNHVSAKTEGLFEIDLNTGEVKVLGPLDHEKSSSYELEVQAEDGGGQAGHCKVLVEISDVNDNAPVIIVKSLVNPVSENAPPGTEIAVINVKDQDAGENSRVKCSINENTPFKLQSSIKNYFTLSTIAALDREHIAEYNVTVTATDGGLPSLSSTAVLTFQISDINDNPPVFEEQSYSAYVTENNKPGSSVCSVTARDLDWRQNGTVFYSLLPSEVNGVPVSSYLSINGDTGVIHAVRPFDYEQFRSFKVQVVARDNGSPPLSSNVTVSVFITDENDNSPQILYPTPEGNSFMTEMVPKAALSGSLVSKVIAVDADSGQNAWLSYQIVKSTDPGLFTIGLHSGEIRAQRDISESDSMKQNLVISVKDNGQPSLSTTCAVYLLISDNLAEVPELKDMSYEESNSKLTSYLIIALVSVSTFFITFIIVIVALRICRRRKPRLLFDGAVAISGAYLPPNYADVDGTGTLRSAYNYDAYMTTGSRTSDFKFVTSYNDNTLSLDSTLPKRNMDFSDGTSLLKIESTEVS; from the coding sequence ATGGGCGAGGCTGTATCTGGAGTGAAGTGGCAACTGctgtctttgttttatttaacgTTGATCCGGATAGGGTACACGGATATTCGGTATGCTGTTCAGGAGGAAACTAAGAAAAATCATATCATTGGAAGCCTGAGCAAGGATCTGAATCTGGAATTAAACCGACTAAAAACTCGTAATGCACGAGTGGAATACCAGGGGGAGCGACGATATTGTGGAGTTGATGTGAATACTGGGAATGTCATTGTTCTTGAGAGAGTGGACCGAGAGGTAATTTGTGGCACAAACGCTCCTTGTATTCTGCATTTTGAATTTATCCTGGAGAACCCACTTGAACTGCATAACATTGCGTTAGAAATACAAGACATCAATGACAATGCTCCCGGCTTTCCTAAAGATTCCATCAAATTAGAAATAAGCGAGAATGAACCAACTGGGTCTCGATTCCAGGTGGCTCGTGCACGGGATGTAGATGTCGGAATAAATTCGGTACAAAATTATGTACTCAGTCAAAACGAGCATTTTGTATTGGACCAGAGAGCAGACAAGGGCAGATATGTAGACATAGTGCTTAAACATAGTCTTGAtcgtgaaagagagggggagtatTCGTTAGAGTTGACTGCTGTCGACGGCGGTAATCCTCCTCAATCAGGCTCGGTTGTCATACAGATTTTTGTTACTGACATCAACGATAACTCCCCGGTTTTCTCACAATCAATATACAGGGTTGTAATGTTTGAAAACTCGCCACCTGGAACCTCTGCTGTCAGAGTTAGCGCAAGTGACTTAGATATTGGCGCAAACGGAAAGGTGACCtattatatgaatcatgtgtcAGCAAAGACAGAAGGTTTATTTGAAATTGACCTAAATACCGGAGAAGTTAAGGTACTCGGCCCGCTGGACCACGAAAAGTCCTCCTCTTATGAATTGGAAGTCCAAGCTGAAGATGGAGGTGGCCAAGCCGGACACTGCAAGGTATTAGTTGAGATATCCGATGTAAACGACAATGCACCAGTAATAATAGTAAAATCACTTGTGAACCCAGTCTCTGAGAATGCCCCGCCTGGGACTGAGATCGCAGTGATTAATGTTAAGGACCAAGACGCAGGGGAAAACAGCAGAGTCAAATGTTCCATCAACGAAAATACTCCATTCAAACTGCAGTCGTCGATAAAAAATTACTTTACGTTGTCTACTATCGCTGCCCTTGATCGGGAGCATATTGCTGAATATAATGTAACAGTGACCGCTACAGATGGAGGGTTACCATCGCTTTCTTCAACTGCCGTTTTAACGTTTCAAATATCAGATATAAATGATAACCCTCCTGTATTTGAAGAGCAGTCCTACAGCGCATATGTGACTGAGAATAACAAGCctggctcctctgtctgttctgttactGCGAGAGACCTAGACTGGAGACAGAATGGCACAGTGTTCTACTCTCTGTTGCCCAGTGAGGTCAATGGTGTTCCAGTCTCCTCATATTTATCCATTAATGGAGACACAGGGGTGATCCATGCTGTGAGGCCCTTTGACTATGAGCAGTTCAGAAGCTTCAAAGTTCAGGTTGTAGCCAGAGACAATGGTTCTCCTCCACTCAGCAGCAacgtgactgtgagtgtgttcataacAGATGAGAATGATAACTCTCCTCAGATATTATACCCTACTCCAGAAGGAAACTCCTtcatgactgagatggttcctaAAGCTGCTCTTTCTGGCTCGCTGGTCTCCAAAGTGATCGCTGTTGATGCTGACTCTGGACAGAACGCGTGGCTGTCATATCAGATCGTGAAGTCGACTGATCCGGGACTTTTCACTATTGGTCTCCACAGTGGAGAGATCAGGGCTCAGAGGGACATTTCTGAATCTGACAGCATGAAGCAGAACCTTGTGATCTCAGTGAAAGATAAcggacagccctctctctctacaacctGTGCCGTATATTTACTCATCTCTGATAACTTGGCTGAAGTTCCTGAACTAAAAGACATGTCTTATGAGGAGAGCAATTCTAAACTCACATCTTATCTGATCATTGCTCTGGTCTCTGTTTCCACCTTTTTCATCACCttcattattgtcattgtggCTTTGAGGATTTGCCGAAGGAGAAAGCCCAGACTTTTGTTTGATGGAGCAGTAGCCATTTCTGGCGCATACTTACCTCCCAACTATGCAGATGTTGATGGAACTGGAACTCTCCGTAGCGCTTACAATTATGACGCCTATATGACGACAGGGTCACGTACAAGTGACTTTAAGTTTGTTACATCCTACAATGACAATACGCTGAGTTTGGATAGCACATTACCAAAACGCAACATGGATTTCAGTGACGGTACCTCTCTGCTTAAAATTGAATCAACTGAGGTAAGCTGA
- the LOC105905981 gene encoding protocadherin beta-16-like produces the protein MMKEYESIFHFRAVFCIACIAVSVRTCNGDLSYSVPEEMKKGTVFGNMAKDLGLSVKGLSDRKARVDMEGNDKRFFDLQGGELVIAERIDREELCGSKPSCSLNYELVLENPLELHRIALQIEDINDNPPRFPKNEIKLEIRESADKGARFPLNEAHDLDVGRNGIQSYLLEKNDYFTLAVNSNSDGRKYSELVLDKELDREQQQEVTLLLTASDGGSPQRSGTAVIRVIVLDANDNLPVFSQTIYKVSLPENSPLGTVVVTVTATDADEGANGEVTYEFSHISDKALRLFSIDEVTGEIKVIGPIDYEDKYEYELRVLAKDGAGLASNAKVDIQITDVNDNAPVISIKSLNAPIPENVVPGTEVGIINVQDKDTGGNKQIRCSIQQNVPFKLNPSFKNYYTLVTTAELDRELVGDYNVTVTATDEGSPPLSSSKTIHLSVSDVNDNPPVFEEQSYSTYVTENNKPGSSVCSVTARDPDWRQNGTVFYSLLPSEVNGVPVSYLSINGDTGVIHAVRPFDYEQFRSFKVQVVARDNGSPPLSSNVTVSVFITDENDNSPQILYPTPEGNSFMTEMVPKAALSGSLVSKVIAVDADSGQNAWLSYQIVKSTDLGLFTIGLHSGEIRAQRDISESDSMKQNLVISVKDNGQPSLSTTCAVYLLISDNLAEVPELKDMSYEESNSKLTSYLIIALVSVSTFFLTFIILIIAVRLCHRRKPRLLFDGAVAIPSAYLPPNYADVDGTGTLRSTYNYDAYMTTGSRTSDFKFVTSYNDNTLPSGTTLKRSPVDNSDCLNFTSLDFIENGSKCSTLVNHLNLYFLEYVS, from the coding sequence ATGATGAAGGAATACGAGAGCATTTTTCATTTTCGTGCTGTGTTCTGCATTGCATGTATTGCTGTCTCTGTACGCACTTGCAATGGCGACCTGAGCTATTCCGTGCCAGAGGAAATGAAGAAAGGGACGGTGTTTGGAAATATGGCAAAGGATCTTGGTCTCAGTGTCAAAGGACTATCGGATCGCAAAGCTCGTGTAGACATGGAAGGGAATGACAAACGCTTTTTTGATCTTCAGGGAGGAGAACTGGTTATCGCAGAGAGAATAGACCGGGAGGAGCTCTGCGGGTCGAAGCCATCATGCTCGTTAAATTACGAATTGGTTTTGGAGAACCCATTGGAATTGCATCGAATTGCACTGCAGATTGAGGATATAAACGACAACCCACCTCGTTTTCCAAAGAATGAAATCAAACTGGAAATCAGGGAATCTGCCGATAAAGGCGCACGTTTCCCTTTGAATGAGGCGCACGATTTGGATGTGGGGCGAAACGGAATTCAAAGCTATTTATTGGAGAAGAACGATTATTTTACCCTAGCTGTAAATTCTAATTCGGATGGGCGAAAATACAGTGAATTAGTTTTGGATAAAGAGCTTGATCGggaacagcagcaggaggtgACATTGTTGCTTACAGCCAGTGACGGAGGCTCTCCACAAAGATCTGGTACTGCAGTCATACGTGTTATTGTACTTGACGCCAACGATAATCTTCCAGTATTCAGTCAAACCATTTACAAAGTTAGTCTTCCAGAAAATTCTCCTTTGGGAACTGTTGTTGTGACCGTGACTGCTACAGACGCAGATGAAGGGGCAAATGGAGAGGTCACTTATGAATTTAGTCACATATCTGATAAAGCGCTCAGACTGTTTTCTATTGATGAAGTGACCGGAGAGATCAAAGTAATTGGACCTATAGACTATGAGGACAAATATGAGTATGAATTAAGGGTTCTGGCCAAAGATGGGGCAGGATTAGCCTCTAATGCCAAAGTTGATATACAGATCACAGATGTTAATGACAATGCACCTGTGATATCTATTAAATCACTTAATGCACCCATCCCTGAAAATGTAGTGCCAGGCACAGAAGTAGGGATTATTAATGTCCAGGATAAAGATACAGGGGGAAATAAACAGATTCGCTGCTCCATTCAGCAAAATGTTCCTTTTAAATTAAATCCATCTTTTAAAAACTATTACACACTGGTTACCACAGCTGAACTGGACCGTGAGCTTGTAGGTGATTATAACGTAACAGTTACAGCTACTGATGAAGGGTCTCCACCATTGTCTTCCTCTAAGACGATCCATCTTTCTGTATCTGATGTAAATGATAATCCACCTGTCTTTGAGGAGCAGTCCTACAGCACATATGTGACTGAGAATAACAAGCctggctcctctgtctgttctgttactGCGAGAGACCCAGACTGGAGACAGAATGGCACAGTGTTCTACTCTCTGTTGCCCAGTGAGGTCAATGGTGTTCCGGTCTCATATTTATCCATTAATGGAGACACAGGGGTGATCCATGCTGTGAGGCCCTTTGACTATGAGCAGTTCAGAAGCTTCAAAGTTCAGGTTGTAGCCAGAGACAATGGTTCTCCTCCACTCAGCAGCAacgtgactgtgagtgtgttcataacAGATGAGAATGATAACTCTCCTCAGATATTATACCCTACTCCAGAAGGAAACTCCTtcatgactgagatggttcctaAAGCTGCTCTTTCTGGCTCGCTGGTCTCCAAAGTGATCGCTGTTGATGCTGACTCTGGACAGAACGCGTGGCTGTCATATCAGATCGTCAAGTCAACTGATCTGGGACTTTTCACTATTGGTCTCCACAGTGGAGAGATCAGGGCTCAGAGGGACATTTCTGAATCTGACAGCATGAAGCAGAACCTTGTGATCTCAGTGAAAGATAAcggacagccctctctctctacaacctGTGCCGTATATTTACTCATCTCTGATAACTTGGCTGAAGTTCCTGAACTGAAAGACATGTCTTATGAGGAGAGCAATTCTAAACTCACATCTTATCTGATCATTGCTCTGGTCTCCGTTTCTACCTTCTTCCTCACTTTCATCATCCTGATCATTGCTGTGAGGTTGTGTCATAGGAGAAAGCCCAGACTGTTGTTTGATGGAGCAGTAGCCATTCCCAGTGCATATTTACCTCCCAACTATGCAGATGTTGATGGAACTGGAACTCTCCGAAGTACTTACAACTATGACGCCTATATGACCACAGGGTCACGTACGAGTGACTTCAAGTTTGTTACATCCTACAATGACAACACGCTGCCTTCTGGCACCACTCTGAAGAGGAGCCCAGTTGACAACAGTGACTGTCTTAACTTCACTTCACTTGACTTCATTGAGAATGGATCAAAATGCTCCACCCTGGTAAATCATTTAAATCTTTACTTTTTGGAATATGTTTCATAA
- the LOC116221471 gene encoding protocadherin beta-16-like gives MDYRPGNLYIGAQGRALIYFMFTIPFCFGDVRLSVVEELKRGSVVGKMAQDLGVDLKTFFARSPRIEFDGSKRYFDINPQTGELVVNDRIDREEHCGQRQPCSLQFDFFLENPLELHRVVVDVQDSNDNPPSFSNEQINLEIGESAVTGTRFQIDEALDPDVGINTVQGYSLSPNAHFTLAVHTNAETGKYAELVLDKELDREKEDKISLLLAAHDGGNPPRSGTVMINIQVLDANDNIPVFTQTTYRVNVAENVPLGTAVVTVSASDADEGANGAVSYEFSHLSTKSRNLFSLDQKTGDITLKGPLDYEENPSFEMRVKAKDGSGQAASCKVIVDVTDVNDNAPVILIKSLKSPLSENAPIGSEVAIIYVQDKDTGPSGKVSCSIQHSTKFKLNASIKNHFSLVTAEYLDREVESEYNITITATDEGTPSLSSLKTIQLVVADVNDNAPVFEELFYSAYVTENNKPGFSVCSVTARDPDWRQNGTVFYSLLPSEVNGVPVSSYLSINGDTGVIHAVRPFDYEQFRSFKVQVVARDNGSPPLSSNVTVSVFITDENDNSPQILYPTPEGNSFMTEMVPKAAISGSLVSKVIAVDADSGQNAWLSYQIVKSTDPGLFTIGLHSGEIRAQRDISESDSMKQNLVISVKDNGQPSLSTTCAVYLLISDNLAEVPELKDMSYEESNSKLTSYLIIALVSVSTFFLTFIILIIAVRLCHRRKPRLLFDGAVAIPSAYLPPNYADVDGTGTLRSTYNYDAYMTTGSRTSDFKFVKSYNDNTLPSGTTLKRSPVDNSDCLNFTSLDFIENGSKFSTLVNINPGFLSIFFIIWLF, from the coding sequence ATGGATTATAGACCAGGGAATCTTTACATAGGAGCACAGGGGAGAGCTTTAATCTATTTTATGTTTACGATTCCTTTCTGCTTTGGAGATGTACGATTATCTGTGGTGGAGGAGCTGAAACGAGGATCTGTGGTGGGGAAAATGGCTCAGGATTTGGGAGTAGATCTGAAGACTTTCTTTGCGCGGAGTCCCAGAATTGAATTTGATGGAAGTAAGCGTTATTTCGACATTAATCCCCAGACAGGGGAGCTGGTCGTGAACGACCGGATAGACAGGGAGGAACACTGCGGACAAAGGCAGCCATGCAGTCTACAATTCGATTTCTTTTTAGAAAATCCTCTGGAGCTGCATCGAGTTGTGGTCGACGTACAGGACAGTAATGACAACCCTCCTTCGTTTTCTAATGAACAAATCAACTTGGAGATAGGAGAATCTGCGGTGACAGGGACTCGTTTTCAGATTGATGAAGCCCTTGACCCAGACGTAGGAATTAACACCGTGCAAGGTTACAGTCTTTCCCCCAACGCTCACTTTACTCTTGCCGTTCATACTAATGCCGAAACAGGTAAATACGCAGAACTGGTCTTAGATAAAGAATTAGATCGGGAAAAGGAGGACAAAATATCCCTTCTTTTGGCTGCACATGATGGCGGCAATCCGCCGAGGTCCGGGACAGTAATGATCAATATTCAGGTTCTGGATGCAAATGATAACATACCTGTTTTTACCCAAACAACCTACAGAGTGAATGTTGCAGAAAACGTTCCACTTGGAACAGCAGTAGTTACAGTAAGTGCAAGTGATGCAGACGAAGGGGCAAACGGAGCTGTTTCATACGAATTCAGTCATTTATCGACCAAATCTAGAAACTTATTCTCGCTTGACCAGAAAACTGGAGACATAACACTGAAAGGACCATTAGACTATGAAGAAAATCCATCTTTTGAAATGCGCGTTAAAGCCAAAGATGGATCTGGTCAGGCAGCATCGTGTAAAGTAATTGTGGATGTAACAGACGTCAATGATAATGCCCCCGTTATTCTGATCAAGTCATTAAAATCACCTCTTTCTGAAAACGCACCTATTGGCTCAGAGGTAGCTATTATTTATGTACAAGACAAAGACACGGGACCTAGCGGCAAGGTGTCTTGCTCGATTCAACACAGCACtaaattcaaattaaatgcaTCTATTAAAAACCATTTCTCTTTAGTCACTGCTGAGTATTTGGATCGTGAAGTTGAGTCAGAATACAATATCACAATCACTGCAACTGACGAAGgtactccttctctctcgtctttGAAAACCATACAGTTGGTGGTTGCTGACGTGAATGACAATGCACCTGTTTTTGAAGAACTATTTTACAGTGCATATGTGACTGAGAATAACAAGCCTGgcttctctgtctgttctgttactGCGAGAGACCCAGACTGGAGACAGAATGGCACAGTGTTCTACTCTCTGTTGCCCAGTGAGGTCAATGGTGTTCCAGTCTCCTCATATTTATCCATTAATGGAGACACAGGGGTGATCCATGCTGTGAGGCCCTTTGACTATGAGCAGTTCAGAAGCTTCAAAGTTCAGGTTGTAGCCAGAGACAATGGTTCTCCTCCACTCAGCAGcaatgtgactgtgagtgtgttcataacAGATGAGAATGATAACTCTCCTCAGATATTATACCCTACTCCAGAAGGAAACTCTTtcatgactgagatggttcctaAAGCTGCTATTTCCGGCTCGCTGGTCTCCAAAGTGATCGCTGTTGATGCTGACTCCGGACAGAACGCATGGCTGTCATATCAGATCGTGAAGTCGACTGATCCGGGACTTTTCACTATTGGTCTCCACAGTGGAGAGATCAGGGCTCAGAGGGACATTTCTGAATCTGACAGCATGAAGCAGAACCTTGTGATCTCAGTGAAAGATAAcggacagccctctctctctacaacctGTGCCGTATATTTACTCATCTCTGACAACTTGGCTGAAGTTCCTGAACTGAAAGACATGTCTTATGAGGAGAGCAATTCTAAACTCACATCTTATTTGATCATTGCTCTGGTGTCTGTTTCTACCTTCTTCCTCACTTTCATCATCCTGATCATTGCTGTGAGGTTGTGTCACAGGAGAAAGCCCAGGCTGTTGTTTGATGGAGCAGTAGCCATTCCCAGTGCATATTTACCTCCTAACTATGCAGATGTTGATGGAACTGGAACTCTCCGCAGCACTTACAACTATGACGCCTATATGACGACAGGGTCACGTACGAGTGACTTCAAGTTTGTTAAATCCTACAATGACAACACGCTGCCTTCTGGCACCACTCTGAAGAGGAGCCCAGTTGACAACAGTGACTGTCTTAACTTCACTTCACTTGACTTCATTGAGAATGGATCAAAATTCTCCACTCTGGTAAATATTAATCCTGGTTTCCTAAGCATATTTTTCATAATTTGGTTATTTTGA